AACTTAACTTTCTTCACAGCTCTGCTTCTGTTATCCAGAGCTTTTAGAGGAAATCAAGTACCCGCAGCTGGGTTGACCAACACTGTCTTTGATAGAATTAATCTAGAACAACATCAGGTGACTCACAGGAACTGTTCTCAGAAGTGGAAGGCCGCCTCTGATTGTTCTTCAAACCCTACCAGGTTTTCAGCTACTTTTCCACCCTCACCCTCCCAGATTTTCCATGATAGTTGTGGTTTAAAATATTCTCAGTGTGCTGGTACTTGTTAGAACTTTTTTGTTCACGTGGATGTTTACACCATGGAGGCGGTGAGCCCCTGGCTGGAGAGGCCAAACCCTCCCCGTGTACCCTGACTGGTCCTCCCTTGCTCATAGTACCGCCTCTGCCACCTCCCCAGGAAAATAGGGCCAGCCACAGCTGTCTCCTACATGCACAGCACCAGCAGAAGTAAACACAACCCTTCCAGAAAGCAGATTAGCTCTGAGGTGTCGTCCAGAGACACAGCCGGCCTCTGTGAAGTGGAACCAGGAGAGAAGGGTGTGGCTGGAATGTCACTGGCTGGAGCTCCAAGCCTCACAATACCCTCTGAAACATCCATCCAGTATTTCAAGAGCAGGAGCTGCGTTCTACTTCTGCGGtgtaagagaaaaacatttttggcaaaagagagaaagagttcaaagtaggaagataatttttctgacctagaaattaaaaaaacagctgTGTACAGAGAAGGGAGTTGGGTCCCAGTGACCACTGCCATAAAATGCTACCTGTGTATCTGGCACTCTGGAGAAGCCAAGTTGTGGAGGCTGCAAATCGAAGGAAGGAGCCCCCATGGGTCTCACGTGACAGGGCCTGAAAACTCCCACCCGCAGCAGACAGGGCATCATGGCAGTGCGATGCTCCCCACCCCTCCATGGGAACTTGGAGGCATCCACTGGAGAGGAGCTGCTGTCTTCAGCCCGTCCTCGTCTGGCAGCAAGGCCCCGCGTGGCTCCGCAGGTTGTGAGGCACACCCAGAACCTCATGCCTTGAGATCCAAGCAGAGCAGCGAGTCGCCGCTCCTCTCCCGCCAGAATTTCCTCCACACGGGCATCTGCATTTCCAGAGGACTGTGCCCAGAGAGCGATCATCTGTAATCCACAGCACCCGTtaacagcctggccaaagtgaGACCAACAATTTATCAGCAGTGTCCAGCCCTTCTCGAGTTATTGTACATACCCCTCTCACCTATCTTAAAAAACACGAAGTTCCTTTGCATCACACAAATAAATAGTGGGAGGTGAGGATGAAGTAAGATCactggaggaagagagaaatgactCTCCAGCCCTTTGGTGACCATAGTAACAGGGACAGAGGGGAAGCACAGCGGCAGGGAGGTGGCTGCGATTTGC
This genomic stretch from Pongo pygmaeus isolate AG05252 chromosome 8, NHGRI_mPonPyg2-v2.0_pri, whole genome shotgun sequence harbors:
- the LOC129006777 gene encoding putative uncharacterized protein CELF2-AS1, coding for MFCLLHLSFYLANFASSIKRTHAVNGCCGLQMIALWAQSSGNADARVEEILAGEERRLAALLGSQGMRFWVCLTTCGATRGLAARRGRAEDSSSSPVDASKFPWRGGEHRTAMMPCLLRVGVFRPCHVRPMGAPSFDLQPPQLGFSRVPDTQVAFYGSGHWDPTPFSVHSCFFNF